ATCTGGGGGGAGCAGAAGAGGATTTAAAACCTAAAAAACCTTTTAAAGATACAATAATCTATGAGATGCACATTAAACTTTTTACAATGAATGAAAATTCAGGAGTAAAACATAGAGGAAAATATAGTGGGTTAATTGAAAAGTTAGATCATCTTAAAGAATTGGGAATTACAGCTATAGAGCTTCTTCCTATTTTTGCCTTTGATGCTGATGACGTTGATGGAGTTGATCCGTATACAGGAAAGTCTTTAACAAATGTATGGGGCTATAATCCTATAGGATTTTTTGCTCCTACTTCTCAGTATATGACTGGAGATAGGAAAGTTGGGGCTGTTTTAGGAGAACATCTCTTTGAATTTAGAGAACTTGTTTCAGTTATTCATAAATCTGGAATGGAAGTTATCTTAGATGTAGTTTACAACCACACTGGAGAAGGGAATGAAAACGGACCTGTAGTCTCTTTAAAAGGATTGGATAATAGTATCTACTACGTATTAAGTCCAGAAAACAAAAGGTATTATTGCAATTATTCGGGCACTGGAAACACTTTAAATTCTGCTCATGCAGTTGTAAAAGAGCTGATAATAGATTCCCTTAGATACTGGTATGGAATAATGAATGTGGATGGATTCAGATTTGATTTAGCTGCTATTCTAGGACGAGATAGTAATGGAAAGTGGATTGGAGATCTTTCTCTTTTAAAGGATATCGCCGATGATTCTGTTTTATCTGGTGCAAAACTAATTGCCGAAGGGTGGGATGCTGCTGGTGGGTATTTCTTAGGAGAATTTCCTTGTGGATGGGCTGAGTGGAATGGTAAATTTAGAGATACTGTTAGAAAATTTGTAAAAGGAGATGCTGGTCAGATAGAAGATCTTTCTCAATGTATAATGGGAAGTCCTGACATTTTTAAAAAAGAGGGTCGTAGTCCTTACGTAAGTATAAACTTCATTACTTGTCATGACGGTTTCACAATGTGGGATCTTGTTTCTTATAATGAAAAACATAATTTTGCAAACGGTGAAGAAAATCGAGACGGTGAAAGTCATAATAATTCATGGAATTGTGGAATAGAAGGTGAGACAG
This region of Candidatus Cetobacterium colombiensis genomic DNA includes:
- the glgX gene encoding glycogen debranching protein GlgX gives rise to the protein MEQFKVTPGFYLKGTTVLKSYGVNFGVFSRNATKVTLEIFENVEDTNPIFSYDLHPVKNRTGDTWHVFVHGAEAGHYYGWRMDGPYNPSKGHRFDYNKLLLDPYAKCITPKYLSPEIERKSVIINPLNLMHLGGAEEDLKPKKPFKDTIIYEMHIKLFTMNENSGVKHRGKYSGLIEKLDHLKELGITAIELLPIFAFDADDVDGVDPYTGKSLTNVWGYNPIGFFAPTSQYMTGDRKVGAVLGEHLFEFRELVSVIHKSGMEVILDVVYNHTGEGNENGPVVSLKGLDNSIYYVLSPENKRYYCNYSGTGNTLNSAHAVVKELIIDSLRYWYGIMNVDGFRFDLAAILGRDSNGKWIGDLSLLKDIADDSVLSGAKLIAEGWDAAGGYFLGEFPCGWAEWNGKFRDTVRKFVKGDAGQIEDLSQCIMGSPDIFKKEGRSPYVSINFITCHDGFTMWDLVSYNEKHNFANGEENRDGESHNNSWNCGIEGETDNQEIISLRKKQMKNFITILMISQGVPMILMGDEMAKTQNGNNNAYCQDNETNWLDWDRKEEFKDIFEFMKEMIAFRKKHNILKRTCFFSNKDFDGNGFTDISWHGVNLNKPDWSLHSRSLAFMIDGGDCECNQSKIKSNALYAALNAYQEDLVFELPYIPGKRWYRVVDTSDTSNSFLKEPLLIKENSYKVGARSCIVLISK